DNA sequence from the Malus domestica chromosome 06, GDT2T_hap1 genome:
AAGGTAATAGGTTAAGGGTTGTTGGCTGCTTACGCCATGGGCCTCCTGCCCTAAGGTTTCTTCACATTGAGTGGAGGCTGCTCCATGGGCTACTATAACGGCAACTACCTCTACTGGCATGGCCACAGTACCTCCTAGAGAAGGCAAATGAGACGTCCTTATTGTGGTAAGCCTCGAAGAGTGACGACATGGAGCCAAGTTGCAATCTTAATCGGTTGGTCCATGTCCCTCAACATAAGGGGTCCCATTGGTTGTAGTTTATGAATTTCCTGCCATCGTAGTTGTGGATCTATGAAGGAAAaaagttgaaagcaagagtCTTCTTCGAGTCTTCGAACCAGAGCCCTCAATGAAAGCACTaatttatggatgcaaatttcgcCTTCCTTTGATTGACGAATCAGTACCTgcaagattaaggccaaaagtctCACGCGGCCACGATGAATTAGGGGAGAATGGcgctttggctgaagaatctccgatgctaaagttagaattttggaAATAAAGtgtgtatttatagggaaaaaaaggAGGAAATGGGCCGGCCCTCTAGGGTTTAGGGGTGGTCGGCCCTAtgtggtattttgggtgagaAAATTACAAgatatttgtgtaaataaatatcttgGAGTAATTaggtaaatattttaaataaatggaATTAGAATTACTTACTTGAAAGATGTTTTCTCTtattaggaatgtatttatgATAAGAATCAGGGATTATTCTTTCATAaatacctttgacttttccCACGAGGAGGGGTGCCTTGAGCAATCATTGATCTCTGCATGCTTTACCTCAGCTGCGAGTGGTGAATGAGATTGCTTTCTGCTCATTTAATAGGGGcagtcttgtctttcttgagaaTTAATCCACGTGTCAGCTTCATGatttttgagattattttttactccacattAACGTCTGTCTGAAAAGCGTTTATGAGTAAAAGTGTTTTCTAAATAGGTATTTCCAAACCGTCCCGTAATATTAAGTTTTGTATGAGAGCACTAGAAACTCTTGGGGCCAAGATACCCTTAACAAGATCTTCCAGGTTGCTAGAAGTTTGTAAACCAAAGTTTGGACCGAAGCCCCAAAGGAAGCAAATCCCTAGTCCATCCGGGGGTGTAAAACAGTAAATACCTAGGGGAGGGACCAATCATTCCAAAGTCACACCCCAATGATTCCCCCTTACGTCACTTGTTTCCCATTCCTTTATAAAATGGAGtaggattctttttttttttctttgttttttttttttttctcttttatttgaACAGTCACGATTAtacaatattaatattttatattaatattttataataagagaataaaataaaaaatgtgagaGAAAGATGGAAGGGAATAGAAAGAGGAGGCGAGTCCTTATAAAatagagaattttaacgaaaagcatccggtactgttcactttaacgaaaaatcatatttttaccctaaaaagtcaatcatgttactattcactttaccctttattttgtccttatcattaaaactcaaagttttcaaacatttttcattaattttcttataaAATACCCTGCTCATAGTTGTTGGTCAAGTACTGGTGTCTGGTACCTGAGAGCTTTGCTTGACAAACAGTTCAGaccagaaaaacaaaagaatggcAAGTCCTCGCCCAGCCACTGGATCGTTTTATGACTTTACTGTCAAGGTGAATCCCTTCTATCCTCAATCAATTAATGATTAATTTTCCTAATTTGTAGCAGATCGGTAAGTTTTTCCGTAATATAAGCGATATTACTACTCTAAACTATATTAAGAGGAAGGGAGGAAGGGAGGAGGTGATGGTTTGAATTCCGGGACGCAGTTGGTTAAGGATGAATGTCCTAACCACCAGGTGGATTTTCAATCCACCACTTGCAGAAGATGAGTAGTTTCTTGAGTACCGTGATTTTGTTAAAATAACGAGCATATGGGAATTTTGGGTGTTCATTTTTGGCATGTTTTGAGAATTTTCCTTGTCCTGTTTGGATGCCAAGAAAAAAAGCATATCTGAAAGGTTAAAAGCTTGGGAACAGAAGAAATGTTAATTTGTGTTGAACCCATGTTGGAGATTCAGCTGAGAAATGTGATTCGTGTGTGTTGGTCTTGTACTTCTTGTGATggggttttaaatttttaagtgCAGGATATTAAGGGAAATGATGTCGATCTTAGCATTTACAAGGGAAAAGTTCTGCTGGTCATCAATGTTGCTTCCAAATGGTAATATACATTATACACCCTCGTTTTTGTCCCTATCGTTTTATGCTTTCATTCATTGCTTTTTTTACTGATTTTCCCGGCAGCGGACTGACCAACTCAAATTACGATGAGCTGAATCAACTGTATCAAAACTATAAAGATCAAGGTTTGCATATAGAACTTGTATTGTATTCTTACATGTTCTTGAGCTGACATCTATCAATGTAGTTACTTCTCTTACAAGTTGAGTTCTGGTACATGCTAATCTGCTGCTTTAGAATTAATATACTGTCTTGCATATGCAATGATCTAATGTGTATTAGAAAAACATGAATTCCCTCAAAAGTTTTGCAGAAATCCTACCTTTTCCATTATTTTCCCCTTTGTATGATATATTGGGAGGTTGATGCAGGCTTTGAAATTCTGGCATTTCCCTGCAACCAGTTTGGTAGTCAGGAACCAGGAAGTAACAAAGAGATTGAAGATTTTGTCTGCACTCGTTTCAAATCGGAGTTTCCCATTTTTGACAAGGTAGATCCAGAAACAATAGATTATGTTTGATTGTATCTATTTTCCAGTAGCTCATTTTTGTAATAAGATTATGAGTGGGTGGTTGAAGATCtctgtgtttacaaatttgagtTCCAACTTTCAAGGCTTTCAAATTTGATACATTTAGGCTACTGAAACTTTAATAGttgaagtgaaaaaaaaaactatctaATGAGTAATGAGTGCTTATTTTAATCCTATTTGAACTCCTGCAAATTAGAACTTTCGCATGCGTTATTCCACACGGATATTTCAACTGTATCTATGAGCTAGGACAGTATTGCAGTAATGTTAG
Encoded proteins:
- the LOC103446628 gene encoding probable phospholipid hydroperoxide glutathione peroxidase, which gives rise to MASPRPATGSFYDFTVKDIKGNDVDLSIYKGKVLLVINVASKCGLTNSNYDELNQLYQNYKDQGFEILAFPCNQFGSQEPGSNKEIEDFVCTRFKSEFPIFDKIEVNGDNTAPVYKFLKEGKWGFFGDDIQWNFTKFLVDKEGKASHRYYPTTPPLSIEHDIKTLLGVA